The sequence below is a genomic window from Corythoichthys intestinalis isolate RoL2023-P3 chromosome 17, ASM3026506v1, whole genome shotgun sequence.
AAAGACATCAATTCAGCAGCAGCGTACTCAATCGCCTGTGATGAGTCCAAAGACAAAACGGACATTGAACAAATAGCGCTGTTCTTCCGATATGTGAATTCTGCTGGACCACAGGAAGAAATGGTTGAGCTGATACCACTAAAATGCCAGACACGGGGGGAGGACATCTGTGAGGCTGTGCTTGATTGTTTACgagccaaagaaataaaaacaacCCACCTCGTGTCGGTGGCTACCGATGGGGCACCGAGTATGACTGGAGCGCACAGGGGCTTTGTGGCTTTGCTGCAGAAATCACTGGATAGAAAGCTGCTGacttttcattgcatcctgCACCAAGAGGCATTGTGCGCGCAAAGTTTTCCTCCAGAATGCACAGAGGTCATGAATGTTGTTATTCAGATTGTCAATAAAATAATGGCAAAAGGTTTAAATCACCGCCAGTTCCGTTCATTACTGGATGAGGTGGAGAGCGCATACTCTGATCTCCTGCTGCATAACAGAGTCCGGTGGCTGTCCAGAGGAGAGGTGCTGAAACGTTTTGCTGCATGTCTGGGAGAGGTGAAAACTTTCATGAGCAGCAAAGGGCTCACCTTTCCTGAGCTGGAACAGCCAGAGTGGCTGGAAAAACTCCACTTCATGGTGGAAATGACAGCGAAACTAAACACGCTGAACACAACGCTTCAGGGGAGAGGAGGCACAGCGCTGCACATGCTGGAGGAGGTGTTGGCGTTTGAGCGCAAACTGACAGTTTTAGCCAGAGATTTACAGAGAGGCACACTGTCTCACTTCCCCTCTTTAAGGGAGTTCAAACAAGCTCACGGAGTGATCAATTCAGAGTATTTGCAGTCTGCAATCACCACAATGCAAGCGTCGTTTGGTAAACGATTCCGTGAGTTCAGAGAGGAAAAAACCACATTGTCCTTCCCCGTCACTCCCCTGACCATTGATCCATCCCTGCTAAACGTGAATGCATTTGCAGGTGTAAGTCAACCTGCTCTGGAGCTGGAGCTGGCTGACATAGCTGACAAAGACATTTGGGTGTCCAAATTCAAACGCTTGACAGAGGACCTTGAAGATG
It includes:
- the LOC130905199 gene encoding general transcription factor II-I repeat domain-containing protein 2-like produces the protein MAENITKQQIKDINSAAAYSIACDESKDKTDIEQIALFFRYVNSAGPQEEMVELIPLKCQTRGEDICEAVLDCLRAKEIKTTHLVSVATDGAPSMTGAHRGFVALLQKSLDRKLLTFHCILHQEALCAQSFPPECTEVMNVVIQIVNKIMAKGLNHRQFRSLLDEVESAYSDLLLHNRVRWLSRGEVLKRFAACLGEVKTFMSSKGLTFPELEQPEWLEKLHFMVEMTAKLNTLNTTLQGRGGTALHMLEEVLAFERKLTVLARDLQRGTLSHFPSLREFKQAHGVINSEYLQSAITTMQASFGKRFREFREEKTTLSFPVTPLTIDPSLLNVNAFAGVSQPALELELADIADKDIWVSKFKRLTEDLEDVARQKATLAQNHKWSDIENLPRPDKLIFETWNAIPDTYTNMKKYAFGVLSIFGSTYVCEQLFSTMNCIKNKHRLRLTDDSLQSCVKMKVTSYSPDLQKLCAEVQEQKSH